Proteins from one Sabethes cyaneus chromosome 2, idSabCyanKW18_F2, whole genome shotgun sequence genomic window:
- the LOC128735578 gene encoding uncharacterized protein K02A2.6-like: MQDPVQANANQMLMQILQQQQQLMAQLTQQVSATQLAIQRMSKDETILDSLSSNITEFVYDPEQGCTFDSWYARYEDLFDKDAEKLDDAAKVRLLMRKLNPPAHERFTSFILPKLSKELTFSETVAKLRTIFGSPVSVFHRRYLCLQTTKDDADDLVSYSCKVNKACVDFKLRDLSEEQFKCLIFVCGLKSPRDSDIRMRLINKLNETEDISLEKVVEDCKTLLNLKQDNSLVEKQQSLSAVNAVHKERPPKPYNKQGGGGTVNNNHPKTPCWSCGGMHFSADCPFREHKCRECKKKGHKEGYCACFSSDNNSGSSKKKKKKYSGKNKDVKIVSVKNISQQRKFSEIEINKIAVRLQIDSASDITIISDECWRQIGQPQGTTPSCNAKSATGGSIDLAREFWCDVNIGGKSKRCLCRVASPNLDLNILGSDWLELFGLWDVPISSFCNKVTSRQPRTDDFLQAQFPKVFSSEMGLCTKTKVRLTLKGDPKPVYRAKRPVAYSVQGAVEDELQRLQTLGILQPVDHSDWAAPIVVVRKPNGRVRICTDFSTGLNDVLESNQCPLPLPEDIFTKMAGCKVFSHIDLSDAYLQVEVDPRDQPLLTVNTHKGLFRYTRLTPGIKSAPGAFQQIMDAVVSGIGRTCGYLDDVLVGGRTKQEHDLNLKQVLQRLEEYGFTVRIEKCRFNMEAVEYLGQILDGDGIRPDPGKTSAIATMPPPQDVPSLRSYLGAVNYYAKYIPEMRKLRFPMDQLLKSGAKWIWSDSCQRSFNRFREILQSPLALTHYNPTMELIVSADASNYGIGARIAHKLPDGSVKPISYASRSLTPAESNYSQIEKEGLALIFAVTRFHRMIFGRHFVLETDHQPLLAIFGSKKGIPVYTANRLQRWALTLLLYDFSIKYVSTDSFGYADILSRLINTHVRPNEDYVIASIELEETMEDIVKQSVKVLPVTFKMIQTETRSDAVLKQVKQFVQTAWPSDQSNFNDPQLQQFYQRRDSLSVVSDCLTYGERLVIPTKFQDRVLRLLHKGHPGVERMRSVARNYVYWPGIDEQISQRVRSCVECSRAAKTNSKTNLESWPAPEKPWQRIHADYAGPVDGNYYLIVVDAFSKWPEVISTKRITTSATVAMFRKIFARNGFPETLVTDNGTQFTSEQFEVFCNNRGILHLKTPPYHPQSNGLAERFVDTFKRGLRKITAGGEALDEAIDTFLLCYRSTPCRSAPEGKSPAELLLDRKLRTGMDLLKPPTSYHKQTESKQEDQFNRKHWHESTKIRCQRSGLE, from the coding sequence ATGCAGGATCCAGTACAGGCGAACGCTAACCAGATGCTGATGCAAattctgcagcagcagcaacagttgATGGCGCAACTCACTCAGCAGGTTTCAGCTACCCAGCTGGCCATTCAGAGGATGTCAAAGGATGAAACCATTTTGGATTCGCTTTCTAGTAACATCACCGAGTTCGTCTACGACCCGGAGCAGGGCTGTACATTCGACTCTTGGTATGCGCGATATGAGGATTTGTTCGACAAAGACGCGGAAAAACTGGATGATGCAGCAAAAGTCCGGTTACTTATGAGAAAACTGAATCCACCAGCACATGAGCGGTTTACCAGTTTTATCTTACCTAAACTGTCGAAGGAGCTAACGTTCAGTGAAACAGTTGCAAAATTAAGAACGATTTTCGGATCGCCAGTTTCGGTGTTTCACCGCCGTTATTTGTGCCTTCAGACGACAAAGGACGATGCCGATGATCTTGTGTCGTATTCGTGCAAAGTAAATAAAGCGTGTGTGGATTTTAAGTTGCGAGACCTATCAGAGGAACAGTTCAAATGTCTCATTTTTGTGTGCGGTTTGAAATCACCCCGTGACTCAGATATTCGCATGAGGTTGATAAACAAACTAAATGAGACCGAAGACATCTCTCTGGAAAAAGTAGTGGAAGATTGTAAAACGTTACTGAACCTGAAGCAAGACAACAGTCTTGTGGAAAAGCAGCAATCGCTCAGTGCTGTGAATGCCGTTCATAAAGAGCGGCCTCCAAAACCATACAATAAACAAGGTGGCGGGGGGACAGTAAATAACAATCATCCCAAAACCCCATGTTGGTCGTGTGGGGGAATGCATTTTTCTGCAGATTGCCCATTTCGGGAACATAAGTGTCGCGAGTGCAAGAAAAAAGGTCATAAAGAAGGATATTGTGCCTGTTTTTCGTCCGACAACAACAGTGGCAGTagcaagaagaaaaagaagaagtacAGTGGGAAGAACAAAGATGTGAAGATAGTGTCAGTGAAGAACATCAGTCAGCAGAGGAAGTTTTCCGAAATCGAAATCAACAAGATTGCAGTTCGGTTGCAGATCGACTCAGCGTCGGATATTACGATCATTTCCGACGAATGTTGGCGGCAAATCGGACAACCTCAAGGAACAACACCCTCCTGCAACGCCAAATCTGCTACTGGAGGATCAATTGATCTGGCCCGGGAGTTTTGGTGTGATGTAAACATCGGCGGCAAATCGAAAAGATGCTTGTGTCGTGTAGCTTCACCCAATCTCGATCTGAACATTCTGGGATCCGACTGGCTTGAGCTTTTCGGATTATGGGACGTTCCTATCAGTTCGTTCTGTAACAAAGTCACCAGCCGACAGCCCCGCACGGATGATTTTCTGCAAGCCCAGTTTCCGAAAGTTTTCTCAAGTGAAATGGGACTCTGCACGAAGACAAAAGTTCGACTGACGCTGAAGGGAGATCCCAAACCAGTCTACCGTGCAAAGCGTCCAGTTGCGTACAGTGTTCAAGGTGCGGTAGAAGACGAACTTCAACGGCTGCAAACATTGGGAATCCTCCAACCAGTCGATCACTCAGATTGGGCAGCACCGATCGTCGTTGTGCGGAAACCGAACGGTAGAGTCCGCATATGTACCGATTTTTCGACGGGTCTCAACGATGTGTTGGAGTCAAACCAGTGTCCGCTTCCGCTACCAGAAGACATCTTTACCAAGATGGCCGGATGTAAGGTCTTCAGTCATATTGACCTATCCGATGCCTATCTCCAAGTGGAAGTGGACCCCCGAGATCAACCTCTCCTGACAGTCAACACCCACAAGGGTCTATTTCGCTATACTCGCCTCACGCCTGGAATCAAGTCAGCTCCGGGTGCTTTCCAGCAGAtcatggacgcagtggtgagtGGCATCGGAAGAACCTGTGGTTATTTGGATGATGTGCTAGTGGGAGGACGTACGAAACAAGAACATGATCTGAATCTGAAACAAGTGCTTCAACGTCTCGAAGAATACGGATTTACAGTGCGAATTGAAAAGTGCAGGTTCAACATGGAAGCAGTGGAATATTTAGGGCAAATCTTGGATGGTGATGGCATCAGACCCGACCCGGGAAAAACTTCAGCTATCGCTACCATGCCGCCGCCTCAAGATGTTCCGTCACTCCGTTCATATCTTGGTGCCGTAAATTATTACGCAAAGTACATTCCGGAAATGCGAAAGTTACGGTTCCCGATGGATCAACTCTTGAAATCTGGCGCAAAGTGGATTTGGTCGGATTCATGTCAGCGATCATTCAACCGATTCCGTGAAATTCTACAGTCACCGTTAGCGCTCACGCACTACAATCCAACCATGGAACTCATAGTGTCAGCGGATGCGTCAAACTACGGAATTGGAGCGCGAATTGCCCACAAGCTGCCAGACGGGTCAGTGAAGCCGATATCGTATGCGTCAAGAAGCCTCACACCAGCCGAGTCCAACTACAGTCAAATCGAGAAGGAAGGGTTGGCGTTGATCTTCGCAGTAACACGGTTCCATCGGATGATCTTCGGACGACATTTCGTTTTGGAAACGGACCACCAGCCATTGCTAGCTATCTTTGGTTCGAAAAAGGGCATCCCGGTGTATACAGCCAACAGACTCCAGCGATGGGCGTTAACGTTGTTGCTGTACGACTTTAGCATCAAATATGTCAGTACGGATAGTTTCGGCTATGCAGATATCCTGTCCCGTCTGATCAACACCCACGTCCGTCCAAACGAAGACTACGTCATCGCATCGATCGAACTGGAAGAAACCATGGAAGACATCGTCAAGCAGTCAGTGAAAGTTCTCCCAGTTACGTTCAAGATGATTCAAACTGAAACAAGGTCGGATGCAGTCCTGAAACAGGTGAAGCAGTTCGTCCAAACAGCGTGGCCGTCCGATCAGTCCAACTTCAACGATCCACAGTTACAGCAGTTCTATCAGCGGCGCGACAGTCTCTCAGTTGTTTCCGATTGTCTCACCTACGGGGAACGACTAGTGATTCCAACGAAATTCCAAGATCGAGTTCTACGCCTTCTACACAAGGGACACCCAGGAGTAGAAAGGATGCGGTCCGTAGCACGTAACTACGTCTATTGGCCTGGAATCGACGAGCAGATCAGTCAACGTGTTCGTTCCTGCGTGGAATGTTCGAGAGCAGCCAAGACCAACAGTAAAACCAACCTGGAATCTTGGCCAGCACCAGAAAAGCCTTGGCAGCGGATACATGCAGATTATGCTGGACCTGTTGACGGCAATTACTATTTGATTGTTGTTGATGCTTTCAGCAAATGGCCAGAAGTCATCTCTACCAAGCGTATCACAACATCTGCAACTGTGGCCATGTTTCGGAAGATCTTCGCCAGAAACGGATTTCCGGAGACATTGGTGACAGACAACGGTACGCAGTTCACCAGTGAACAATTCGAAGTTTTCTGCAACAACCGTGGCATCCTGCATCTGAAGACGCCACCATACCATCCACAGTCGAACGGACTCGCCGAGAGATTCGTCGACACATTCAAGCGAGGACTTCGGAAAATCACGGCGGGGGGAGAGGCACTCGACGAAGCAATCGATACTTTCCTACTGTGTTACCGTTCCACTCCATGTCGTAGCGCACCTGAAGGGAAGTCACCTGCGGAACTACTACTGGACAGGAAATTACGAACAGGAATGGATCTACTGAAACCGCCAACTTCGTACCACAAGCAAACTGAATCCAAGCAGGAAGATCAATTCAACCGGAAACATTGGCACGAAAGCACGAAAATACGATGCCAAAGATCTGGTTTGGAATAA